The segment TTATTACACCACTGGACATTCACAGTTTTCacgaaaccaaaccaaaagaaTCTGATGTCGACGGAAAACAAAAGAATGGGTCACTTTTAAAATTTCCTTATTTTCGTCAAATGTAGTACACAGGGATTGTTTGTGTCACAGAAGGAAATATTGTAGCCACTTGCATATAAATAGACTACAAAGGTGATTAGAGAGCATCTCCTGTCCAACTTGCGAACTCATGCACACTAGGATCcggtttttcttttctttttgaggTTAATTAATATTGAACCACAATCATCATGTTTACATAGAGAAGTTATGAGATCTTACTTGTCGCATAATGGCGGTTGCATAACATGTTTATATCactatgtttttgtttgttatacGTTTCTCTAGTATTTTCCCTAATATAAAGagtaactttttattaaatgtaacattgagttgttttttttatttctaaagaGGCCTATGGATTGGAAAAAAATGTTAGTCAATAGACTTGTTTGAACTCAGCTGATTATAAACCACAAGTGTGATCCCTCTTATGGCAAAACAGCACCTTTGTCTCACTCTTCTTACCAAACACTTAAACAAGCAAAAGgaatcgtttttttttcttgtaacttTTGTTTTTCACAATTCCATAATTTATcctttataaaaagtgactctTGTGAGTCTCAACATTTACAGCAATTGACTCAGCATTTTAATTTACAACATTCACCAATGGAAAACTCAAACATTGATTCAGAAGTTTTCTcttggtttcagaaccagaaccaaAACCATTGCCTTAAGTTTCATTCTTCTTGCTTTCCTCCGACCTCTCAATCTGCTCTTTATGGTATTCATCTTTTCCACCGTtcttgattttggttttgtggGTTTGCTCCAATGCACCTTTTGTTTAGTTTTGACCTCTGACGAATCTTCATTGTCAAATTGTATCCACTCTGAGTTTAAaaagtttgaaacaaaaaaaaaagttaaaactttGAACAACTTCATGTGACATAGAAAGATTCTCTTCTTAATTTTCGTGTCATTGTGGATTattgaatcaaaattttggtCACACATTCTTCTTGATTCAGGATCTAGCTCAATGAGCAACACGGAGACCAACACTGTGGACGAAGACGACGTCTGTGAGAGCTACAAGATGCGTGAGACAACCAAGAAACGGAAGCTGACACCAATCCAATTGTGTTTACTAGAGGAGAGTTTCGAAGAAGACAAACGACTCGAACCAGACAGGAAGCTCTGGCTGGCCGAGAAGCTGGGTTTGCAGCCGACCCAAGTCGCTGTATGGTTCCAGAACAGAAGGGCTAGGTTCAAGACAAGACAGCTAGAGCTCGACTGCGACTCTCTTAAGGCTAGCTATGCTAAGCTCAAGACTGATAGGGACATTCTCTTTCGACAAAACCAAGCCCTCGAGAACAAGGTACATTTATTCTTAAAATGCGAATTTTACAAGTTAAACATTTTGATGAAACACTCAAACAGGTTGCTCTTCTCAAAGAGAAGCTGCAATTCCAAGAGAAACTCGAAACTCAGTCTATGGAAGCCGAGAAGCTTGGGGAAGAAGGTAGCTCGGTGAAAAGCGATAATACGCAGtacactgaagaagaagaaggcttgGGAAGTAATCAATACAGCTTCCCGGAGCTTGCAGCTCTCGGATTCTACTATGACCCAACAATGAGTGCTTCAAATCTAGGGTTGTGAGCTTGTAACACTCTAGGTCTACATCCCGTGTGGCCCAAGATAACTTATctgcttctttctttttcttaggGTTCATATTGAGGCGAAATAAACGTTGAATATTTTCATGGTTggtaataaaaaatttatgaataaagatattaattttcTTGCAAGTTAAACGTACGTTATGTTATAGCCATCCATGGTGTTAAAGTACTACGACCTTTCATAGAAGTCGACCGACAATACCATATTTTTCAATGACTAGAGAATCCAAAGGTTGTGTGTATTTTTTCAAATGATATGATGTGATCATTTAGCTGTCCAAATGTATATACACTACGGCTGATAACATGTTATATGCTACATTTCCAAATAGTCAATGATTGAAATAGTAGAAAGGAGAATTGATTCTATCATTTGAAAAGGACTAGCATTATTTGATTTATGATAATACAACAAATTAGTTTGTGAAATTGAAAATAGACAGAACTCTTCTTTATCCGAATCACGACCCATGGCGATGTTCAAAACTCAGCACAATCTTTTGAATGGCCACGTGTGCGGATCAGATGACTCGGATCCAGATATTTCTGCCGTCCACGTCAGTGTGGGACCTTTTAGTACAACACACATAGATTTTCTCTGCATTAAAAATATCGAGTTAAGGTCAGACAGACGACACGTGGCAAAGTATGTTTGGAAGTGCTGAAGGATTGGAGTTTTATGGGTCCATCGATATGTCATGTCTCTCTCTCAACTTCTCAACATGTGGACACTTCAAAGTAAAAGTGGAGTTACTATGTGGGCCTTCTTCCGATGTTAAGCCCATTTACTTTAAGCCCAAGAACTCAAATTAACTTTAGCCAGTTAGGTTCAAACTACGTCGTTTAAGTCACTGTGCAAAGCATCAGAGACGGTCGAGTAATGGCCGAACACGGTGGGATAACTCCGGCTCCGGCCGATGAAGAAGAACAAGTGTGGAGCTGGGGCGCAGGAACGGACGGCCAACTAGGGACTGCTAAGCTGAAAGACGAGCATATCCCGCAGCTTCTCTCGCTGACGTCACTTGCTTCCATATCCATGCTCGCATGTGGCGGCGCTCACGTCATTGCCTTGACTTCTGGTAACCCTCCCTTCAAATCTTCGATTAAGTATTCTTCTGATCCGACATTTaaagtatgtttttttttttaatttgcagGTGGTAAGGTGTTGACATGGGGAAGGGGAAACTCTGGTCAATTAGGACATGGGGACATGCTCGACTCTTCTTTGCCAAAACCAGTATCTTTCTTCGACGACTATGTTGTAACTCAAGCCTCAGCTGGATGGAGCCACTCTGGTTTTGTTTCAGGTAAACTTAACATGGAGGTTTGAAACTGCTTAGGAGGCAAAGAGATTGATCTCCCTTTTGTGTTTTTTCTTGTGTGTTAGATTCCGGTTGCCTTTTTACATGTGGCTGGCTCATTTGGTCAGCTTGGTCATGGTGATAATATGTCACTTTGCTCTCCAGCTAAAGTCTCTTACTTTGCCGACAAGAGTGTGAAGATGGTAGCTTGTGGTATGCGCCACTCACTTGTCTTGTTCGCTGGTAAAAACATCTGATACTGCTGCATTCACCAGCTCTTCAATAAAAGTATGTTTTCTCATTTGATTTTTCTTGTCTTCTTCAGGAAATCAAGTATGCGGATTCGGATCTGGGAAACGCGGACAGCTTGGTTTCTCATCGGACAAAACTAAGTCACTAGTAAATCTTCCATGTCTTGTCTCTGGACTAGAAGATGTTGAGATTGTTCGTATAGCAGCTAATGGAGACCATAGTGCAGCTATCTCCGGTTAACTCTTTAAGTCTCTCATGTTCAGTTCCTTTTTATTTCTCGAATCATGCGTCTGTTTTGTTAAACTCGTATTGCGATGTGCTTGACCAGCTAATGGACAGATGTTCAGTTGGGGAAGAGGATTCTGCGGCAGCCCTGATGTTCAAACCCCTCACTGTTTTCATTCATCTCTTTCTTTCAGAGATGTTGCTTTAGGATGGAATCATGCTCTGTTACTAACCGGTAATTTCTGTGTAGATGCAACAGTTACCTTCTATTAGCTCATTCAACTCATTTCCTCTGCTCATGGACTTGTTGAACAGCTGATGGCGAAGTTTCCAAGCTTGGTAACACCCTTAATAAACAATTCAAGAAGCAACAAGTGCAAGTAGATTCCTCTGAACCTCTCTTGGAAAAAGTTGCAGGGTTTGATGGAGTTAAAGTCGTGCAAATTGCAGCAGGAGCAGAGCATTCTGCTGCTATAACAGGTAAACGGGGAGAGGAGCAATTCCATCTCTTTGTTCTTCAGACTTTCTGAGTTGTTGACAAACAAACCTGTGAATATGCCTTTGCAGAGAGTGGAGAAGTTCAGACATGGGGATGGGGTGAACATGGTCAGCTAGGTCTTGGAAACACCAATGATCACAACAATCCTCAACTGGTGAGTCTAGGAAGTATAGACCAGCGGACACAAGAGACCAAAGTATATTGCGGAAGTGGATTTACATATGTCGTACGGCGAATACAAAAGCTTTCTTCATCATAGAAATGGATGTATCATATATCTAATGTGTGTAACATTGTACAATGTGAGAAGTCAATTGTTTGCATTATTCTCGTCAGAGGAATAGTCATTACAATGATGAAAATTGagatatatagatttttttcttactttcttgttttttcaaGATTAAAAAACCTACAGCTCTACTGCTTTCCCTGGCTACCTTGCTCTACTTGAAAGTGaaaattacaaaagaaactAAAACCCTAATGATTCAGTTCAATGCTCCATGGATGGTGGGATTAGCAATGACCTCACGAGATGATGAGCAGATTGTTTTCATATCCATCACAAGTAACAATGGGTCGAAGCGGGTCCACTTTCCACTGGCCATCAACTACAAACTTTATCTGTGAAGAAAATGTAGCGAGGCTAAGAACTTGGTTTGGCTCATAAACTGGTAACATATTAGACGCAGATACTGCTTTGATTGAATGATCTAACCTGGTATTTTCCAGGATATAGCTTCAGCGACAAAGAGAAGACTCCGTTCTGTGCTTTCTTCATTTTCCTCTACTTGCAAAATGATAAAACAAATTAAGTACAAGTGAATCACTTAGATTAATCCGTTTGTTCCTTAATCCATATGAACTCACCTGAGTTGACCAACCGTCAAATGAACCCGTTAGTAAAACTTCCGAGGCTGAGTTAGGCCATACTATGGATGCAGTCCGGAGTAACCGTAAAGCTCTCCTTGCATGATCtatttttctctgtttctccCTTACAATCCTCTGTGCGTCTCTAGAAGAAAAAGAAGTTAACCAATGTGAGAGACAATAGCATAATCTTCTCCCTTTTCACATAAAGTAATGAGAGCATAACATACATTATAGCCATAGACATCTTTCCTTCGAGAACAGCTAGCTTTGCCCTCGTAGACCGTAGCTTGTTCTGGGCATATATGATTTCATTCTCTTTGAACTCCCAATCATCATTGAGGTTCTCCAAGTTTCCAGATTTTATCTCACTATCCTACATgaaatcataaaccaaaaataagcCAAATGTTAATCATTTATAGAATCGCTACTATTTTGATCAGTCAAATAGAGAAAGGATTCTAGGTCCCATCCGTTCAAACAATCACACACGAAGACATGAAAACATACGTTACCTTGCTTGTTACAACTTCATCAGGAGGAGACCTAAGGGATTGAAGAACAGAAGAAAGTTCTGACTGGAGATTCTGAAGACGGCTTTTGATATGAGTTGTATTTATATCTTCAGAgtaagatgcagttttgtctttTCCGTTTGAATCCTTATTCGTATCATCCTTCTTTAGACCAACCAAGCTACTTGAAGATATTTCAGCAGCTGTACAAATGTTTATGGCTTTAGATCTTTGTTTACTGAAATCATTATATATGACAGAAATCACTGCCATACCTTCAAAATCTTCATCAGTAAAGCCAGCTCTCCTCATACTCCATGTTCTCCACGTTTCTGATGTAGACGAATTGTTTCCTGAAACTGGCTTGGCTTCTTGATACCTACTTTGTCCATATTCCCCTGAACTTCTACTACCGTCGACTTCTTGAAACTCACTAGCTGtcttttgtaaaaaaaagtAGGCAGCACCTCACGACATAAACAGTTTATTCGTATGAAGTGAACAGCAAAGCTTATAACAGACAAGAAAACATACCACAATAATTGAAGAACGAGGAAGGGAACCATTTAGGGTGATATCATCATACATGGCACCATTGCTTTCTCCTTTCCCACTCAAGTTTATCCCTAGACTCAAATTCCTTTCTTTCTCCAATCTGGTCAAAATGCCTTCAATTCCACTCTCATTCTTACCATCTACTTCTCTGATAAAACAAAGCCTATGTTAACTAACATTCTCAAATGCATATAATAAGAATTTAGAGGACTCACTCTCTTGAAGATGAAGCATTCGAGGAAAGATTATGAAGCTGTTTCTCAATAGGCAAGTCCCCTAGCACGACGTTCTTCTCTTTTACTCGGACCTCCTCTTCTTGTTGTTCATCCAAGTCCCATCCCATTGAAAGCCACCCACCTTGGTTTACGATTCTCTCCACAAGATCAAATCTTTCGGACCTGATTAAATCCTTCTTGCTCGGAAACATGCCAGGTTTCTCAGAATTCTTCATGAACTCCAAAATCTCAGTTTCCAGATCCTTATCGCTATCCCATCCCAAATCTTGGTTATTGCACATCCTCAGAACCCCACTGCGCCTAAAGCAACAACCTTTCTTCCTCAGCTTGACCTCAAGAAACCATTGAACAGGCCCACAACTTTTCCCATCAGCTAAGAGACTCAATTTCCCCGAACAAATGGGATTGAAGGCAGAGAAAGAAGATAGAGGCAAAAGGGTATCGGAATCAATCAGCGAATTCATATAAGCAAAAGAAGAAACGGGGCCTGAGTTGAGAGAGACCATCTTTGGAGCATTTCGTCGAACAGTTTCTGTGCGCTTCTCTATCAAGCGGTCCTCATATCAAAGAGGAGAGGTGCTAAGAAGAAACCGTACTTTCTAGTAGTGAATTAGATTTGCCAAATTCTATCTGTTTCAaataaggaaaagaaaaacaagaaagtacgagaagaagaagaagtcatgTGACCGCACAAGAACCAAAGCTTTTCAATCTGAAAAAACATTAAAGGAGTATGCTTTATTCGGACGTTAATCAAATTCCAAAGATCAAGTTGAGGTAAGTTTCTTTAGATTCTTAGtttgttaactttttttttttcagcttaTTTGGGTTACCACTTTTAAAGCAAGTGgctttttaaaactaaaaaagggTCGAAAAACTCTTTTATCCAAAGACTCTCATCGACCATGAGCTCACGTCTCAGTTAGTGCTGTTTGGATGAGAACACCTAAACCCATATTTGACTATCTGAAATGGCTCTCATGGAGAGAAAAGGGATCATATTGATTTGATGGctacaaaagaaaaacagaagttCATAACACCAAAGAGCACTTGACAAAAGTTCGAAACCCAAACAAGGACACGCACCCAAAAGTCAACAAGGCAGAAAAGCTAAGACGCAACAGTTACGTTTGAGTCTTGGTTGTTGTTGTATGAATGGCCAtttcctccaccaccaccacgtcCCCTTCCTCTGTTGTTGTAGTGGCTCCTTTGGTAACCGTTTCCACCCGAATTGTCATAAGATTCATACCTCCCATTCGAGtatcctccaccaccaccacctcgaCCTCCCCGGGGGGCATTGGAATGACCTCTTCTAGCACCTCTATGACCTCTCTGGTTCTGGTGGGTTCCACGTGGCACATACTGTTGCTGATAATCTCTCTTTGACCTCCCTCCTTCCACCTGAGTATAGCCTTGTTCCTGCTGTCCTTGGACCACCTCTCCTTCCGTCACTGACTCATCCTTCAAACCCAAAAAGGAAGAGTATTGAGCAAAGATTCATAAAGATGCTTTTTGAGCTCTACATTTACTGGAATACCTTTGGTTGCTCAGATTGATCGTTTACAGCAGATTCTTGTTCTTTGAAGTTTGATGCGTCTTCTTCCTGCAACCAGAAACACATCAGTCCCACAGAGAGTTTTGCCAAAGCGAACTCAAGCGAAGGATGTATGTTCTCTACATCACATAACGAGGCACTCAGAAATATGTCTTAAACATTCACTAAagtgaagagaaaaaaaactgtCACGGTTATCAATCACTACTCACATGAATAAACCAGAATATATTAACAACTCATAAAGTAGAGTTCTCAGAAACCATAAGAACAATGTAACAAATCAACTTAAGAATGCACTTCTCTACCCTATCCAAACAGCTCAGCTCAGCTCAAGAATGCGTCTTCTTCTGTTGTATCACAGCACAAGCCTAGAGAAACTCATGACTCCTACACAAAAAGAAACTCGATCTGGGATCACTAGTCTCCTCCTTCGCGGATCAACTTAGAGCTTAGCATCTCATAACAGAAAGAACTACATGCATTCCACCTAAGAAATCCACTACCAATTTGATAACTAACAAAGAACTAACAATAAGCAGTTTAGCTTTAAAAAGAACGTATTACGAAACAACAATGCAGCCCTAAAACAAAGTctcacaaacaaacaaagagaATTCAGATAATCAAACCATTTCAACGATAACCATTGAGAGATCCCTCTCCAAATCAAAACCTAAGTGAATACCTTTTGCTCAGTGTCAGCAGGGACTTGGTAAGAACCGTAGTTACCAGCAGCTGCAGCCGCTGCTTCAACAGGAGCAACCATCTCAGGAGTAATAGTGAAGTAATTAGAACCCATAATCTTCTTCAACTTCTCTCTCAATCCAGCATCTGAAACACCACAAATCCCAATaagtaaaaccaaaccaaaactaaaacaaacatataaaaaaaagaaacaaactttgGATTTTTATTACATGAAACATTGCAGTTGGAAGCAATCGGCTGGTCCGAGTTAGCCAACCAAAGCTTAGCGTGCTCGACGCAACGCTCCAAAGCGTTCTTGTGAGACAAGAACGAATCCGCAGGCCTAGATACCATCATAGTCCACAGCTCCGAAATCAAATCCAGATCCTTATCACATAACAGATCCGTGGACTCATCCGTAACCGTATCGTAAACCAAACAGCAACCTCTCTCGTGCGTCCTCGTCAGCATAATCGAAGCCAACTCGTTCTGCGACTTCACGTCGAAGAGCGAGCCAAAGTACAAGAGATTCACCAAATCCTCCAACGTCTTCGCTTCTTCCTCCTCGGGAGCGTCAGCTACGTGAGCTTGATCGTGGTGGTGAGTAGTGGCGAGGGTGATTTCTTCGGAGACGGCGGCGGAGAGAGGAGCGCGGAGCTTGTCGAGCTCTTCGATGAGGATGAGGACGGAGGGTTTGGAGCGGAGGACTTCTTGTTGCTCCTTGTTTAGGGTTTTCCCCTGAGAGATCGATTCTTCCATTTGAGTG is part of the Brassica rapa cultivar Chiifu-401-42 chromosome A09, CAAS_Brap_v3.01, whole genome shotgun sequence genome and harbors:
- the LOC103840675 gene encoding homeobox-leucine zipper protein ATHB-54 isoform X1, with product MENSNIDSEVFSWFQNQNQNHCLKFHSSCFPPTSQSALYGSSSMSNTETNTVDEDDVCESYKMRETTKKRKLTPIQLCLLEESFEEDKRLEPDRKLWLAEKLGLQPTQVAVWFQNRRARFKTRQLELDCDSLKASYAKLKTDRDILFRQNQALENKVALLKEKLQFQEKLETQSMEAEKLGEEGSSVKSDNTQYTEEEEGLGSNQYSFPELAALGFYYDPTMSASNLGL
- the LOC103840675 gene encoding homeobox-leucine zipper protein ATHB-54 isoform X2 — encoded protein: MSNTETNTVDEDDVCESYKMRETTKKRKLTPIQLCLLEESFEEDKRLEPDRKLWLAEKLGLQPTQVAVWFQNRRARFKTRQLELDCDSLKASYAKLKTDRDILFRQNQALENKVALLKEKLQFQEKLETQSMEAEKLGEEGSSVKSDNTQYTEEEEGLGSNQYSFPELAALGFYYDPTMSASNLGL
- the LOC103840679 gene encoding LOW QUALITY PROTEIN: ultraviolet-B receptor UVR8 (The sequence of the model RefSeq protein was modified relative to this genomic sequence to represent the inferred CDS: inserted 2 bases in 1 codon), which codes for MAEHGGITPAPADEEEQVWSWGAGTDGQLGTAKLKDEHIPQLLSLTSLASISMLACGGAHVIALTSGGKVLTWGRGNSGQLGHGDMLDSSLPKPVSFFDDYVVTQASAGWSHSGFVSDSGCLFTCGXGSFGQLGHGDNMSLCSPAKVSYFADKSVKMVACGMRHSLVLFAGNQVCGFGSGKRGQLGFSSDKTKSLVNLPCLVSGLEDVEIVRIAANGDHSAAISANGQMFSWGRGFCGSPDVQTPHCFHSSLSFRDVALGWNHALLLTADGEVSKLGNTLNKQFKKQQVQVDSSEPLLEKVAGFDGVKVVQIAAGAEHSAAITESGEVQTWGWGEHGQLGLGNTNDHNNPQLVSLGSIDQRTQETKVYCGSGFTYVVRRIQKLSSS
- the LOC103840678 gene encoding protein PTST homolog 2, chloroplastic, which gives rise to MVSLNSGPVSSFAYMNSLIDSDTLLPLSSFSAFNPICSGKLSLLADGKSCGPVQWFLEVKLRKKGCCFRRSGVLRMCNNQDLGWDSDKDLETEILEFMKNSEKPGMFPSKKDLIRSERFDLVERIVNQGGWLSMGWDLDEQQEEEVRVKEKNVVLGDLPIEKQLHNLSSNASSSREEVDGKNESGIEGILTRLEKERNLSLGINLSGKGESNGAMYDDITLNGSLPRSSIIVTASEFQEVDGSRSSGEYGQSRYQEAKPVSGNNSSTSETWRTWSMRRAGFTDEDFEAAEISSSSLVGLKKDDTNKDSNGKDKTASYSEDINTTHIKSRLQNLQSELSSVLQSLRSPPDEVVTSKDSEIKSGNLENLNDDWEFKENEIIYAQNKLRSTRAKLAVLEGKMSMAIIDAQRIVREKQRKIDHARRALRLLRTASIVWPNSASEVLLTGSFDGWSTQRKMKKAQNGVFSLSLKLYPGKYQIKFVVDGQWKVDPLRPIVTCDGYENNLLIIS
- the LOC103840676 gene encoding uncharacterized protein LOC103840676, which codes for MAPTATATATATASSDASEGPVMGLINKRLRALRKKLNRITQMEESISQGKTLNKEQQEVLRSKPSVLILIEELDKLRAPLSAAVSEEITLATTHHHDQAHVADAPEEEEAKTLEDLVNLLYFGSLFDVKSQNELASIMLTRTHERGCCLVYDTVTDESTDLLCDKDLDLISELWTMMVSRPADSFLSHKNALERCVEHAKLWLANSDQPIASNCNVSYAGLREKLKKIMGSNYFTITPEMVAPVEAAAAAAGNYGSYQVPADTEQKEEDASNFKEQESAVNDQSEQPKDESVTEGEVVQGQQEQGYTQVEGGRSKRDYQQQYVPRGTHQNQRGHRGARRGHSNAPRGGRGGGGGGYSNGRYESYDNSGGNGYQRSHYNNRGRGRGGGGGNGHSYNNNQDSNVTVAS